A region from the Azospirillaceae bacterium genome encodes:
- a CDS encoding DJ-1/PfpI family protein yields the protein MDQPQRPFTIVEFVFPLMTQLDFTAPHQVFSRLTGTQVRVASATGGTVTSGEGLAFADTESLADIDTCDLLFIPGGFGVAAVMEEAETMAHIRRLAAGARYVTSVCTGSLILAAAGLLTGRRAACHWAWRDKLALFGAIPDPARVVRDGDIITGGGVTAGLDFAFTVAAEVVGQDAAEALLLMLEYAPAPPFPGGRPELARDEVRARVEEIYDRLLAPRFEALERIVANGVRGTLLPL from the coding sequence ATGGACCAGCCGCAACGCCCCTTCACCATTGTGGAATTCGTCTTTCCGCTGATGACCCAGCTGGATTTCACCGCCCCGCACCAGGTGTTCAGCCGCCTGACCGGCACGCAGGTGCGGGTGGCCTCCGCCACCGGCGGCACGGTGACCTCAGGCGAGGGGCTTGCCTTCGCCGACACGGAATCGCTGGCCGATATCGACACCTGCGACCTGCTGTTCATCCCCGGCGGCTTCGGCGTCGCCGCCGTGATGGAGGAGGCGGAGACCATGGCCCACATCCGCCGCCTGGCGGCGGGCGCCCGTTATGTCACCTCGGTCTGCACCGGGTCGCTGATCCTGGCGGCGGCCGGGCTGCTGACGGGGCGGCGGGCCGCCTGCCATTGGGCGTGGCGGGACAAGCTGGCCCTGTTCGGCGCCATCCCCGACCCGGCGCGGGTGGTGCGCGACGGCGACATCATCACCGGCGGCGGTGTCACCGCCGGCCTGGACTTCGCCTTCACCGTGGCGGCGGAGGTGGTGGGCCAGGACGCGGCCGAGGCCCTGCTGCTGATGCTGGAATACGCGCCCGCCCCGCCCTTCCCCGGCGGCCGGCCGGAACTGGCACGCGATGAGGTGCGGGCACGGGTCGAGGAGATTTACGACCGCCTGTTGGCGCCCCGGTTCGAGGCGCTGGAAAGGATCGTCGCCAACGGCGTGAGAGGAACTCTCCTGCCGTTGTAG
- a CDS encoding ATP-binding protein, protein MAGKASILPLRSSAFTLALSYVFLGVVSLVLFAVPLGYAWRVTIDEGRTEILEEDARRFTEVFRQRGPQGLADFLNERIAMQIAGERILLFSDRSHVLLTGNLPAWPENIPTKPGLFTVPVTIGGQTVDLRLIHVALAGGYNLVVARDYSRFRPLETGFWYSLLAAVSVLSLLGLIGGFVIRRAVLHRIDSLSSSATGIVQGDLSRRLPTSGGRDEFNTLTRTINGMLDQIEQLVHGVRNVSNAIAHDLRTPLAELRSRLEELSVTRPPAPETFAEIDGAVADVDRVIGIFNALLRLAEIDTGARRSGFVEVDVAEVAAGAVDFYLPAAELKGIALTFRGEQGAGTVPGDPVMLAQAVGNLIDNALKFTPEGGAITVAVARLPDGATEMVVADDGPGIPDAEKPRVTERFYRGDTGRGTPGVGLGLSLVSAVAKVHGGALDLADNHPGLRARMILG, encoded by the coding sequence GTGGCGGGGAAGGCGTCCATCCTGCCCCTGCGGTCCTCCGCCTTCACCCTGGCGCTCAGCTATGTGTTCCTGGGCGTGGTCAGCCTGGTGCTGTTCGCCGTGCCGCTGGGCTACGCCTGGCGGGTCACCATCGATGAGGGCCGCACCGAAATCCTGGAAGAGGACGCCCGGCGTTTCACCGAGGTGTTCCGCCAGCGGGGGCCGCAGGGGCTGGCGGACTTCCTGAATGAACGCATCGCCATGCAGATCGCGGGTGAGCGCATCTTGCTGTTCAGTGACCGGTCGCATGTGCTGCTGACCGGCAATCTGCCGGCCTGGCCCGAGAATATTCCAACCAAGCCCGGCCTTTTCACCGTGCCTGTCACCATCGGTGGCCAGACGGTGGATCTTCGCCTGATCCACGTGGCGCTGGCGGGGGGATACAACCTGGTGGTGGCGCGGGACTATTCCCGCTTCCGGCCCCTGGAGACCGGCTTCTGGTACAGCCTGTTGGCGGCGGTCAGCGTCCTGTCCCTGTTGGGCCTGATCGGTGGTTTCGTCATCCGCCGGGCGGTGCTGCACCGTATCGACAGTCTCAGCAGTTCCGCCACCGGCATCGTCCAGGGTGACCTGTCGCGCCGCCTTCCCACCAGTGGCGGCCGGGATGAATTCAACACCCTGACCCGCACCATCAACGGCATGCTGGACCAGATCGAACAGCTGGTGCACGGCGTGCGCAATGTCTCCAACGCTATCGCCCACGATCTGCGCACGCCGTTGGCGGAGTTGCGGTCGCGGCTGGAGGAATTGAGCGTCACCCGGCCGCCGGCACCTGAGACCTTCGCCGAGATCGACGGGGCGGTGGCCGATGTCGACCGCGTCATCGGCATCTTCAACGCCCTGCTGCGCCTGGCGGAGATCGACACCGGCGCCCGACGCTCCGGCTTCGTCGAGGTCGATGTGGCGGAGGTGGCGGCCGGGGCAGTGGATTTCTACCTGCCGGCGGCGGAACTGAAGGGCATCGCCCTGACCTTCCGGGGCGAACAGGGGGCCGGCACCGTGCCGGGGGACCCGGTGATGCTGGCCCAGGCGGTGGGCAACCTGATCGACAACGCCCTGAAGTTCACGCCCGAGGGCGGCGCCATCACGGTGGCGGTGGCGCGCCTGCCCGACGGCGCCACGGAGATGGTGGTGGCCGACGACGGCCCCGGCATTCCCGATGCGGAAAAGCCCCGGGTGACGGAACGCTTCTACCGTGGCGACACCGGGCGGGGCACGCCCGGTGTCGGCTTGGGTCTCAGCCTGGTCAGCGCCGTGGCCAAGGTGCACGGCGGTGCCCTCGACCTGGCTGACAACCACCCCGGCCTGCGCGCCCGCATGATCCTGGGTTAG